A genomic region of Streptomyces sp. R33 contains the following coding sequences:
- a CDS encoding carbon starvation CstA family protein, whose protein sequence is MTPKAVAVWVLVGLVGALGWGILALSRGEEISAAWLLAAALGSYAIGYRFYARFISHQVLKVDKTRATPAERLDNGVDFHPTDRRVLFGHHFAAVAGAGPLVGPVLAAQMGYLPGTIWIVAGVIFAGAVQDMVTLFFSTRRDGRSLGQMARDEIGPVGGAAALVAVFAIMIILLAVLALVIVNALAHSPWGVFSIGMTIPIALFMGFYLRVLRPGRVTEISVIGVALLLLAIVAGGWVAESSLASTFTLEKETLVLWMVAYGFVASVLPVWMLLAPRDYLSTFMKVGTIALMAVGVVLAMPTLKMPAVTDFAARGDGPVFAGSMFPFVFITIACGALSGFHALVSSGTTPKMIQKETQVRVIGYGAMLTESFVAVMAIIAATIIEPGLFFAVNSPAGIVGTTVESASQAVTHFGFAVSPEYLAQAAKDVEEASLLSRTGGAPTFALGMSEIFSSVVGGAGMKAFWYHFAIMFEALFILTTLDAGTRVGRFMLQDTLGNVHKSFKDVSWKPGVWLASALVVGGWGYFLWVGIKDPLGGINQLFPLFGIANQLLAAVALAVCTTLLVKSGRLKWAWVTGVPLAWDVAVTLTASYQKVFSDDVKVGFFAQRDKYQTGIDAGKVLPPAKNMDEMHTVVTNATVDGALSALFAILIIIVLLDAARTCFKAIASPETVRLSEVPWTESKIIAPAGLIATPEERAELAAAGLDSGGGRVKEPVA, encoded by the coding sequence ATGACCCCGAAGGCGGTCGCCGTCTGGGTGCTCGTCGGTCTCGTCGGGGCCCTCGGCTGGGGCATCCTCGCGCTCTCGCGCGGCGAGGAGATCTCGGCCGCCTGGCTGCTCGCCGCCGCGCTGGGCTCGTACGCCATCGGCTACCGCTTCTACGCCCGCTTCATCTCCCACCAGGTCCTGAAGGTGGACAAGACGCGGGCCACCCCGGCCGAACGCCTTGACAACGGTGTCGACTTCCACCCCACCGACCGCCGGGTGCTCTTCGGCCACCACTTCGCCGCCGTGGCCGGCGCCGGTCCGCTGGTCGGCCCCGTGCTCGCCGCACAGATGGGCTACCTGCCGGGCACCATCTGGATCGTCGCGGGCGTCATCTTCGCCGGCGCCGTCCAGGACATGGTCACCCTCTTCTTCTCCACCCGCCGCGACGGCCGCTCCCTGGGCCAGATGGCCCGGGACGAGATCGGCCCCGTCGGCGGAGCCGCCGCCCTGGTCGCCGTGTTCGCCATCATGATCATCCTGCTGGCCGTGCTCGCCCTGGTCATCGTCAACGCCCTGGCGCACTCCCCCTGGGGCGTCTTCTCCATCGGCATGACCATCCCGATCGCCCTCTTCATGGGCTTCTACCTGCGCGTCCTGCGGCCGGGCCGGGTCACCGAGATCTCCGTCATCGGCGTCGCCCTGCTGCTGCTCGCCATCGTCGCGGGCGGCTGGGTCGCCGAGTCCTCGCTGGCGAGCACCTTCACGCTGGAGAAGGAGACGCTCGTCCTCTGGATGGTCGCGTACGGCTTCGTCGCCTCGGTGCTGCCGGTGTGGATGCTGCTCGCGCCCCGCGACTACCTGTCCACCTTCATGAAGGTCGGCACCATCGCGCTGATGGCGGTGGGCGTGGTGCTGGCGATGCCGACGCTGAAGATGCCCGCCGTCACCGACTTCGCCGCCCGCGGGGACGGGCCGGTCTTCGCCGGGTCGATGTTCCCCTTCGTGTTCATCACCATCGCCTGCGGCGCCCTGTCCGGCTTCCACGCGCTGGTCTCCTCGGGCACCACCCCGAAGATGATCCAGAAGGAGACCCAGGTCCGGGTCATCGGCTACGGCGCCATGCTGACGGAGTCCTTCGTCGCCGTCATGGCGATCATCGCGGCCACCATCATCGAGCCCGGCCTGTTCTTCGCGGTCAACTCCCCCGCCGGCATCGTCGGTACCACCGTCGAGAGCGCCTCGCAGGCCGTGACCCACTTCGGCTTCGCCGTGTCGCCCGAGTACCTCGCGCAGGCCGCGAAGGACGTCGAGGAGGCCAGCCTGCTGTCGCGTACGGGCGGCGCGCCGACGTTCGCACTCGGAATGTCGGAGATCTTCTCTTCCGTGGTCGGCGGCGCCGGGATGAAGGCGTTCTGGTACCACTTCGCGATCATGTTCGAGGCGCTGTTCATCCTGACGACCCTCGACGCGGGCACCCGCGTCGGCCGGTTCATGCTCCAGGACACCCTGGGCAACGTGCACAAGTCCTTCAAGGACGTCAGCTGGAAGCCGGGCGTGTGGCTCGCGAGCGCGCTCGTCGTCGGCGGCTGGGGCTACTTCCTGTGGGTCGGCATCAAGGACCCGCTGGGCGGCATCAACCAGCTGTTCCCGCTGTTCGGGATCGCGAACCAGCTGCTCGCGGCAGTGGCCCTGGCCGTCTGCACCACGCTGCTCGTCAAGTCCGGCCGGCTCAAGTGGGCCTGGGTGACCGGCGTCCCGCTGGCCTGGGACGTGGCGGTCACGCTCACCGCGAGCTACCAGAAGGTGTTCTCCGACGACGTGAAGGTCGGCTTCTTCGCGCAGCGCGACAAGTACCAGACCGGGATCGACGCCGGGAAGGTGCTGCCGCCCGCCAAGAACATGGACGAGATGCACACCGTGGTCACCAACGCCACGGTCGACGGCGCGCTGTCGGCGCTGTTCGCGATCCTGATCATCATCGTCCTGCTGGACGCGGCGCGGACCTGCTTCAAGGCGATCGCCTCCCCCGAGACGGTCAGGCTGTCCGAGGTCCCGTGGACCGAGTCGAAGATCATCGCCCCGGCCGGGCTCATCGCGACGCCCGAGGAGCGGGCGGAGCTCGCCGCCGCGGGGCTGGACTCGGGCGGCGGCCGCGTGAAGGAGCCGGTGGCGTGA
- a CDS encoding YbdD/YjiX family protein yields MSGVRAALAKARFFVREFSGEAAYDRYVAHARTHDPDAEVMTRRAFERARTDSREADPREGFRCC; encoded by the coding sequence GTGAGCGGCGTCCGCGCGGCGCTGGCGAAGGCACGGTTCTTCGTACGGGAGTTCTCGGGCGAGGCCGCGTACGACCGCTACGTGGCCCACGCCCGTACGCACGACCCGGACGCGGAGGTCATGACCCGCCGCGCCTTCGAACGCGCCCGTACGGACTCCCGCGAGGCGGACCCCCGCGAGGGCTTCCGCTGCTGCTGA
- a CDS encoding Uma2 family endonuclease, giving the protein MTVTTDRPHMLTEDFEAVARIAARERVGTRLEFIDGVIRSKAMPDGDHGMIIQWLTRICMQHRPELWLHSGQGIKAQEYRAGRAIPDAVLAPSEAFVGQGDWVDPDRILMAVEVTSWDSDTHRRDHVEKPRAYAETGIPVYLLIDRAKCEISVYTQPNGRRYENTRVVAYGKDVELPDPVGITLQTEVLKDWVR; this is encoded by the coding sequence ATGACCGTGACGACAGACCGGCCCCACATGCTGACAGAGGACTTCGAAGCCGTGGCGCGTATAGCCGCTCGCGAGAGGGTGGGGACACGGCTGGAGTTCATCGACGGAGTCATCAGGAGCAAGGCCATGCCGGACGGCGACCACGGGATGATCATCCAGTGGCTCACTCGGATCTGTATGCAGCACCGCCCCGAGCTGTGGCTGCATTCGGGGCAGGGCATCAAAGCCCAGGAGTACCGGGCCGGTCGGGCGATTCCGGATGCGGTGCTCGCGCCGTCCGAGGCGTTCGTCGGCCAGGGTGACTGGGTCGACCCCGATCGGATCCTCATGGCCGTCGAGGTGACCTCGTGGGACTCGGACACCCACCGGCGGGACCACGTCGAGAAGCCACGCGCCTACGCGGAGACGGGTATCCCCGTCTATCTGCTCATCGACCGGGCCAAATGTGAGATCTCCGTCTACACCCAGCCCAACGGACGAAGGTACGAGAACACCCGCGTCGTGGCGTACGGCAAGGATGTCGAGCTCCCCGACCCCGTCGGCATCACCCTCCAGACCGAGGTCCTCAAGGACTGGGTGCGCTGA
- a CDS encoding GNAT family N-acetyltransferase, producing MDIVIREALAAEYGTLGEITAQAYLGDGLLTFGEDDPYLARLRDVAGRARDGVILVAAASDGQLLGGVAFAAPGSPLCDIAGAGEAEFRMLAVAREGRGRGAGEALVRACMERARAIEGVRRLVLSTTQDMVGAHRIYERLGFVRTPERDWEPVPGLTLLTYGLAL from the coding sequence ATGGACATCGTGATCAGGGAAGCGCTGGCGGCGGAGTACGGGACGCTCGGGGAGATCACCGCGCAGGCGTACCTCGGGGACGGGCTGCTCACCTTCGGCGAGGACGACCCGTACCTCGCGCGGCTGCGGGACGTGGCCGGGCGGGCGCGCGACGGGGTGATACTCGTCGCCGCCGCGAGCGACGGACAGCTCCTCGGCGGGGTGGCGTTCGCCGCGCCCGGGAGCCCGCTGTGCGACATCGCCGGCGCCGGCGAGGCCGAGTTCCGGATGCTGGCCGTCGCCCGGGAGGGCCGGGGGCGGGGCGCCGGGGAAGCGCTCGTACGGGCCTGCATGGAGCGGGCGCGGGCCATCGAGGGCGTGCGGCGCCTCGTCCTGTCCACCACGCAGGACATGGTCGGCGCCCACCGGATCTACGAGCGACTCGGCTTCGTCCGCACGCCCGAACGGGACTGGGAGCCCGTCCCCGGCCTCACTCTGCTCACGTACGGTCTCGCCCTGTAG
- a CDS encoding ribonucleoside-diphosphate reductase subunit alpha produces MTIAPSAPRAESDPSDTGIETGGPGAALLRTLTELTADLPDTDPGRVAAAALRGRSAAADEAELRGLATEAAAGLISEDPAYSRLAARLLTLAVAEEAAGQGATSFSASVAVGHREGLIADRTAEFVALHASRLDALVEHTLAEGADDRFGFFGLRTLHSRYLLRHPITRQVVETPQHFMLRVACGLAENDSVQAVEEVASLYRLMSRLDYLPSSPTLFNSGTRHPQMSSCYLLDSPLDELDSIYDRYHQVARLSKHAGGIGLSYSRIRARGSLIRGTNGHSNGIVPFLKTLDASVAAVNQGGRRKGAAAVYLETWHADIEEFLELRDNTGEDQRRTHNLNLAHWVPDEFMRRVNADADWSLFSPADVPELVDLWGDEFDAAYRKAEADGLARKTMPARDLYGRMMRTLAQTGQGWMTFKDASNRTANQTAEPGTVVHSSNLCTEIIEVTNDGETAVCNLGSVNMGAFVIDTADGRDIDWERLDETVRTAVTFLDRVVDINFYPTEQAGRSNARWRPVGLGAMGLQDVFFKMKMPFDSPEAKALSTKLSERIMLAAYEASCDLAERSGPLPAWEQTRTARGVLHPDHFDVELNWPERWDALRARIAKSGMRNSLLLAIAPTATIASIAGVYECIEPQVSNLFKRETLSGEFLQVNAYLVEELKKLGVWDAQTREALRESSGSVQGFGWIPAEVRELYRTAWEIPQRGLIDMAAARTPFLDQAQSLNLFLETPTIGKLSSMYAYAWKQGLKTTYYLRSRPATKIARAAQAATPVALPQAVADAEALACSLENPESCEACQ; encoded by the coding sequence GTGACCATCGCGCCTTCCGCACCGCGCGCCGAGTCCGACCCGTCCGACACCGGAATCGAGACCGGGGGACCTGGGGCCGCGCTGCTGCGTACCCTCACCGAGCTGACGGCCGACCTCCCCGACACCGACCCGGGCCGGGTCGCCGCCGCCGCGCTCCGCGGGCGCAGCGCCGCCGCCGACGAGGCCGAACTGCGCGGGCTGGCCACGGAGGCCGCCGCCGGTCTCATCTCCGAGGATCCGGCGTACTCCCGGCTCGCCGCCCGGCTGCTGACGCTGGCCGTCGCCGAGGAGGCCGCCGGCCAGGGGGCCACCTCGTTCTCCGCCTCCGTCGCGGTCGGCCACCGCGAGGGCCTGATCGCCGACCGGACCGCCGAGTTCGTCGCGCTGCACGCGAGCCGCCTGGACGCACTGGTCGAGCACACCCTCGCGGAGGGCGCCGACGACCGCTTCGGGTTCTTCGGCCTGCGCACCCTGCACAGCCGCTACCTGCTGCGCCACCCGATCACCCGCCAGGTCGTCGAGACCCCGCAGCACTTCATGCTGCGCGTGGCCTGCGGCCTCGCCGAGAACGACAGCGTCCAGGCCGTCGAGGAAGTGGCCTCGCTCTACCGGCTGATGAGCCGCCTCGACTACCTGCCGTCCTCCCCCACGCTCTTCAACTCCGGCACCCGGCACCCGCAGATGTCCTCCTGCTACCTGCTGGACTCCCCGCTGGACGAGCTCGACTCGATCTACGACCGCTACCACCAGGTCGCCCGCCTGTCGAAGCACGCCGGCGGCATCGGCCTCTCGTACTCGCGCATCCGCGCCCGCGGTTCGCTGATCCGCGGTACGAACGGCCACTCCAACGGCATCGTGCCGTTCCTGAAGACCCTCGACGCCTCCGTCGCGGCCGTGAACCAGGGCGGCCGCCGCAAGGGCGCCGCCGCCGTCTACCTGGAGACCTGGCACGCGGACATCGAGGAGTTCCTGGAGCTCCGCGACAACACCGGCGAGGACCAGCGCCGTACGCACAACCTGAACCTCGCGCACTGGGTCCCGGACGAGTTCATGCGCCGCGTCAACGCGGACGCCGACTGGTCGCTGTTCTCCCCGGCCGACGTGCCCGAGCTGGTCGACCTGTGGGGCGACGAGTTCGACGCCGCCTACCGCAAGGCCGAGGCGGACGGCCTGGCCCGCAAGACCATGCCCGCCCGCGACCTCTACGGCCGGATGATGCGCACCCTCGCGCAGACCGGCCAGGGCTGGATGACCTTCAAGGACGCCTCCAACCGCACGGCGAACCAGACCGCCGAGCCGGGCACGGTCGTCCACTCCTCCAACCTGTGCACCGAGATCATCGAGGTCACCAACGACGGCGAGACGGCCGTCTGCAACCTCGGTTCGGTCAACATGGGCGCGTTCGTCATCGACACCGCCGACGGTCGCGACATCGACTGGGAGCGCCTGGACGAGACCGTCCGCACCGCGGTGACCTTCCTCGACCGCGTCGTGGACATCAACTTCTACCCGACCGAGCAGGCGGGCCGCTCCAACGCCCGGTGGCGGCCGGTGGGCCTCGGCGCGATGGGCCTCCAGGACGTCTTCTTCAAGATGAAGATGCCCTTCGACTCCCCCGAGGCGAAGGCCCTGTCCACCAAGCTCTCCGAGCGCATCATGCTGGCCGCGTACGAGGCCTCCTGCGACCTCGCCGAGCGCAGCGGCCCCCTCCCGGCCTGGGAGCAGACCCGCACCGCCCGCGGCGTCCTGCACCCCGACCACTTCGACGTGGAGCTGAACTGGCCCGAGCGCTGGGACGCCCTGCGCGCCCGGATCGCGAAGTCCGGCATGCGCAACTCGCTGCTCCTGGCCATCGCCCCGACGGCGACGATCGCCTCGATCGCCGGCGTGTACGAGTGCATCGAGCCGCAGGTCTCCAACCTGTTCAAGCGCGAGACGCTGAGCGGTGAGTTCCTCCAGGTCAACGCCTACCTGGTGGAGGAGCTGAAGAAGCTCGGCGTGTGGGACGCGCAGACCCGTGAGGCGCTGCGCGAGTCCTCCGGTTCCGTCCAGGGCTTCGGCTGGATCCCGGCCGAGGTGCGCGAGCTGTACCGCACGGCGTGGGAGATCCCGCAGCGCGGTCTGATCGACATGGCGGCGGCCCGTACGCCGTTCCTGGACCAGGCGCAGTCGCTGAACCTGTTCCTGGAGACGCCCACCATCGGCAAGCTGTCGTCGATGTACGCGTACGCCTGGAAGCAGGGCCTGAAGACCACGTACTACCTGCGCTCGCGCCCGGCGACGAAGATCGCCCGCGCCGCGCAGGCGGCCACCCCCGTCGCGCTGCCCCAGGCGGTCGCCGATGCCGAGGCGCTGGCCTGCTCCCTTGAGAACCCCGAGTCCTGCGAGGCCTGCCAGTAA
- a CDS encoding ribonucleotide-diphosphate reductase subunit beta, with protein sequence MSSTDKNLLDPGFELTLRPMRYPDFYERYRDAIKNTWTVEEVDLHSDVADLAKLTPAEQHMIGRLVAFFATGDSIVSNNLVLTLYKHINSPEARLYLSRQLFEEAVHVQFYLTLLDTYLPDPDDRAAAFDAVEEIPSIREKAQFCFKWMDSVEKIDRLETQADRRRFLLNLICFAACIEGLFFYGAFAYVYWFRSRGLLHGLATGTNWVFRDETMHMNFAFEVVDTVRKEEPELFDDALQQQVTDMLKEAVEAELQFGRDLCGDGLPGMNTESMREYLECVADQRLVRLGFPPVYGSQNPFSFMELQGVQELTNFFERRPSAYQVAVEGTVDLDEDF encoded by the coding sequence ATGAGCTCCACCGACAAGAACCTCCTGGACCCGGGCTTCGAGCTCACGCTCCGCCCCATGCGCTACCCGGACTTCTACGAACGCTACCGGGACGCGATCAAGAACACCTGGACCGTCGAGGAGGTCGACCTCCACTCGGACGTCGCCGACCTCGCGAAGCTCACGCCCGCCGAGCAGCACATGATCGGCCGCCTCGTCGCGTTCTTCGCGACGGGCGACTCGATCGTCTCGAACAACCTGGTGCTGACGCTCTACAAGCACATCAACTCCCCGGAGGCGCGCCTGTACCTGTCGCGCCAGCTGTTCGAGGAGGCCGTGCACGTCCAGTTCTATCTGACGCTGCTCGACACCTACCTGCCCGACCCGGACGACCGCGCGGCCGCCTTCGACGCGGTCGAGGAGATCCCGTCGATCCGCGAGAAGGCGCAGTTCTGCTTCAAGTGGATGGACTCGGTCGAGAAGATCGACCGGCTGGAGACGCAGGCCGACCGCCGCCGCTTCCTGCTGAACCTGATCTGCTTCGCGGCGTGTATCGAGGGCCTGTTCTTCTACGGCGCCTTCGCGTACGTCTACTGGTTCCGCTCGCGCGGCCTGCTGCACGGCCTGGCCACCGGCACCAACTGGGTGTTCCGGGACGAGACCATGCACATGAACTTCGCGTTCGAGGTCGTGGACACGGTCCGCAAGGAGGAGCCGGAGCTCTTCGACGACGCGCTCCAGCAGCAGGTCACCGACATGCTGAAGGAGGCCGTGGAGGCGGAGCTGCAGTTCGGCCGCGACCTGTGCGGTGACGGCCTGCCGGGCATGAACACCGAGTCGATGCGCGAGTACCTGGAGTGCGTCGCCGACCAGCGCCTGGTCCGCCTCGGCTTCCCGCCGGTGTACGGCTCGCAGAACCCGTTCTCCTTCATGGAGCTCCAGGGCGTCCAGGAGCTGACGAACTTCTTCGAGCGCCGCCCGTCGGCCTACCAGGTCGCGGTCGAGGGCACGGTCGACCTGGACGAGGACTTCTAA
- a CDS encoding helix-turn-helix domain-containing protein yields MSVTGWAGRARLRPGGVVYGGAVGSATAHAHHSVQVIVALGGDELLMAGPAGEPFRCRAYVVPSGVRHSVLGGVPRGVVLHYDPLSTAGRRLAALAGDAGDLVPDALPADPFEAACALDSVLPQGPLPGAAPHPGLVRVLDWLPGREHVRLSQAAAVACLSESRLAHLFRAELGLPFRPYVLWLRLMRAAELASQGHSLTDAAHGAGFADGAHLSRVWRRMFGIPPSDFTRTIQWM; encoded by the coding sequence GTGTCCGTGACCGGGTGGGCCGGGCGGGCGCGGTTGCGGCCGGGGGGCGTGGTGTACGGGGGCGCCGTCGGGTCCGCCACCGCGCACGCGCACCACTCCGTGCAGGTCATCGTCGCGCTCGGCGGGGACGAGCTGCTGATGGCCGGGCCGGCCGGGGAGCCGTTCCGGTGCCGGGCGTACGTGGTCCCGTCCGGGGTACGGCATTCCGTGCTGGGCGGGGTTCCGCGTGGGGTGGTGCTGCACTACGACCCGCTCTCCACCGCCGGGCGCCGGCTCGCGGCGCTGGCGGGGGACGCGGGGGACCTCGTACCGGATGCGCTGCCCGCCGACCCCTTCGAGGCGGCCTGCGCGCTGGACTCCGTACTGCCGCAGGGGCCACTGCCGGGTGCGGCGCCGCATCCGGGGCTGGTGCGGGTGCTGGACTGGCTGCCCGGGCGGGAGCACGTACGGCTGTCCCAGGCGGCCGCGGTGGCATGCCTGTCGGAGAGCCGCCTCGCGCACCTGTTCCGGGCGGAGCTCGGGCTGCCGTTCCGCCCCTACGTCCTGTGGCTGCGGCTGATGCGGGCCGCCGAACTCGCCTCCCAGGGGCACTCCCTGACGGACGCGGCGCACGGCGCGGGCTTCGCCGACGGGGCGCATCTCAGCCGGGTGTGGCGGCGGATGTTCGGGATCCCGCCGTCGGACTTCACCCGCACCATCCAGTGGATGTGA
- a CDS encoding DUF3703 domain-containing protein: MRKMMKKCVAVCSPKTMPPAVREAFEAELRRARDAAPDTDAMWTALERAHIISQAWAWPHTRAHWHMFRLAVRCRDRAETVGQVVRILVAGAGSVTGRVPYGNTGRTAAGLLTPLPLPDDLRALLGRA, encoded by the coding sequence ATGCGAAAGATGATGAAGAAATGCGTCGCCGTGTGCTCGCCGAAGACCATGCCGCCCGCCGTGCGCGAGGCCTTCGAGGCCGAGTTGCGCCGCGCCCGCGACGCCGCGCCCGACACCGACGCCATGTGGACCGCCCTGGAACGGGCCCACATCATCTCCCAGGCCTGGGCCTGGCCCCACACCCGCGCGCACTGGCACATGTTCCGGCTCGCGGTGCGCTGCCGGGACCGGGCGGAGACGGTGGGGCAGGTGGTGCGGATCCTGGTCGCGGGGGCCGGGTCAGTGACCGGGCGCGTGCCGTACGGCAACACGGGGCGTACGGCGGCGGGGCTGCTCACTCCCTTGCCCCTCCCGGATGACCTGCGTGCGCTGCTTGGCCGCGCGTAG
- a CDS encoding helix-turn-helix domain-containing protein, producing the protein MLNNVAVALVNGVAPFELGIFCEVFGIDRSEMGLPVYDFAVCAAEDRHSRTGDGHFDVVVPHGLERLESADLICVPADRAAVTREYPEPLLEALRRAVDRGARVLSVCSGAFVLGAAGLLDGRRCTTHWMHSPALARRFPEARVDPDVLYVDEGPVITAAGTASGIDACLHVVRQEHGAEVANTIARRMVVPPHRDGGQAQFIQRPLPRTACDTVGEVIGWMARHLDEEIAVEQLAERAHMSPRTFARRFLQETGTTPYQWVLRQRVLLAQELLEATDDTVDAIAGRSGFGNAAALRHHFLRALGTTPNAFRRTFRGPQAVA; encoded by the coding sequence ATGCTGAACAACGTGGCCGTAGCCCTGGTGAACGGCGTCGCCCCCTTCGAACTGGGGATCTTCTGCGAGGTCTTCGGGATCGACCGCAGTGAGATGGGGCTGCCGGTGTACGACTTCGCCGTGTGCGCGGCGGAGGACCGGCACTCCCGCACCGGCGACGGGCACTTCGACGTCGTCGTCCCGCACGGGCTGGAGCGGCTGGAGAGCGCGGACCTGATCTGCGTGCCCGCCGACCGCGCGGCGGTGACCCGGGAGTACCCCGAGCCGCTGCTGGAGGCGCTGCGCCGGGCCGTCGACCGGGGTGCGCGGGTGCTGAGCGTGTGCAGCGGGGCCTTCGTCCTCGGCGCCGCCGGGCTGCTGGACGGCCGGCGCTGCACCACGCACTGGATGCACTCGCCGGCCCTGGCCCGGCGCTTCCCGGAGGCGAGGGTGGACCCCGACGTGCTGTACGTGGACGAGGGCCCGGTGATCACCGCCGCGGGCACTGCTTCGGGCATCGACGCGTGCCTGCACGTCGTCCGCCAGGAGCACGGCGCCGAGGTGGCCAACACCATCGCCCGGCGGATGGTCGTCCCGCCGCACCGGGACGGCGGCCAGGCGCAGTTCATCCAGCGGCCGCTGCCGCGCACGGCGTGCGACACGGTGGGCGAGGTGATCGGCTGGATGGCCCGCCACCTGGACGAGGAGATCGCCGTCGAGCAGCTCGCGGAGCGCGCGCACATGTCACCGCGCACCTTCGCCCGCCGCTTCCTCCAGGAGACCGGGACGACCCCGTACCAGTGGGTGCTGCGGCAGCGCGTCCTGCTGGCGCAGGAGCTCCTGGAGGCCACGGACGACACGGTCGACGCGATCGCGGGCCGCAGCGGCTTCGGCAACGCGGCAGCCCTGCGCCACCACTTCCTGCGCGCCCTCGGCACGACCCCGAACGCCTTCCGCCGCACGTTCCGGGGCCCGCAGGCCGTGGCTTAG
- the def gene encoding peptide deformylase, with protein MAQQENEVVELVNDGYVVDTEDCAERELAHRERGTARPITVVGNPVLHHECKDVTEFGDELAQLIDDMFASQKAAEGVGLAANQIGVDAKVFVYDCPDDDGVRHTGVVVNPKLVELPAGSRVLDDSNEGCLSVPTAYASLARPDYAEVTGQDAQGNPIKVRGTGYFARCLQHETDHLYGYLYIDRLSKRDRKDALRQMEEGTPRYETVPNA; from the coding sequence ATGGCGCAGCAGGAGAACGAGGTCGTCGAGCTTGTGAACGACGGGTACGTCGTGGACACCGAGGACTGTGCGGAGCGCGAGCTCGCCCACCGCGAGCGCGGCACCGCCCGCCCGATCACGGTCGTCGGCAACCCGGTCCTCCACCACGAGTGCAAGGACGTCACCGAGTTCGGCGACGAACTGGCGCAGCTGATCGACGACATGTTCGCCAGCCAGAAGGCCGCCGAGGGCGTGGGCCTGGCCGCGAACCAGATCGGCGTCGACGCCAAGGTCTTCGTCTACGACTGCCCCGACGACGACGGCGTGCGCCACACCGGCGTCGTGGTCAACCCGAAGCTGGTGGAACTGCCGGCCGGCTCCCGCGTGCTCGACGACTCGAACGAGGGCTGCCTGTCGGTCCCGACCGCGTACGCCTCGCTGGCCCGCCCGGACTACGCCGAGGTGACCGGCCAGGACGCGCAGGGCAACCCGATCAAGGTGCGCGGCACGGGCTACTTCGCGCGCTGCCTGCAGCACGAGACGGACCACCTGTACGGGTACCTGTACATCGACCGCCTCTCGAAGCGCGACCGCAAGGACGCCCTGCGCCAGATGGAAGAGGGCACCCCGCGCTACGAAACGGTCCCGAACGCCTGA